From the genome of Candidatus Thermoplasmatota archaeon:
CTGTTATGTCGTCTTAATAATACCAAGAACAGGCTCATAAATCAAACCCTTCTCCATAAGCGAGTTGAGCGCCTCTTCAACAGAGTCTCTATTAATACCAGATTTCTCACATCTTTTAGCAATAGCATCCCAAGAGGCACCATCTTCTCCCTCTATCTCTTTTATAACCCCTAAAACCTTGTTTTCTATCTCCTCAAAATCAACCTCAACGGTCTCAGTCTCTTTCTTCTTCATATCATCTTTTGTTTTCTTGGTTTTTGTCGGTTTTTCTCCCTCTTTACCTTCAATCTCAAAAGAAGCCAGTTCTTCTCTGCGTGGTCTAAGATACTGCAAAGACTCTTGGATCAGCGTAATATATTTTTCGATATCAACCTTACTATAGTTTTTCAGAGCAGCAACCACACCATCAGAGAGATCCCTACTATAACCAAGCTTCCTAAGATCATAAGCATTCGCCGGACTCATCTTCATAGCCTCAAGCACAGCCTCTATCCGCTCCTTAGTAGACTCACATGTCTCAAGAATCCACTGGTCACGAGCCTCAGCGTTAACCTCCATTATTTTCTCAGGGCGAACAGAAACATATAGGACTCCTTCCTCAGGTTTATACGTCCTAGCCTTACCAAGAACAGCCACAAAAGCAGGCACCTCAATAGCAAGAAGAACATCAGTTGCATCCTGCTGATACTGACCAGAATACAGAGTATAAACACCAGTCGGGTCAGATATATGAGCCCTAACTAGCTCACCACTCTCAGAGATATTCTCAACATCAGTGAGCACACCAACAATAAACAACCTGTTAACCTTAGCACCAAGAGGAGTAATAACATAGGATGGTGTTTTCTCCCCCGTACCTTTCACCTCAAAATTCGAGTCATTGTATTCACCAGCAAAAACCCTCCAAGCAGTCTCACGCCTCATCGTAACTCCTCCAAACTATGAGACAAACGCTCAGCCTCTTCTTTTATATCAACATCAACCAGCTCAGCGTTCTTAGCTATAACAGTTGTACCAAAACTGTCACCCAAAGCATTACCATCAACCCTAAGTCTACGAGCAAAAAAAGTTTTATTAATCAAATCAACCAAGACCTTGTCATCCTTTGTTTTCTCAACCATCCTCTTGCATTCATCCAGTGTTTTACCCAAGATCCTTTCAGCAACGTCCTTACCAATTATGCAGTTAACAGAACCAGAACCATCATCAACAACCAGTTTCACTCTAAGATCAGTTTTAACCTTTGATAGTTTACCATGGGTCTTGCACTCTTTATCCACCACACTCCTGTTACACTCAGGGCAACGAGTTATAATACCACTACCATCATGGATCTCAATAACAGTACCCTCAATCTCAACATCCAAAGCACCACGCTTCTCAACCAAAAGATGAAGAGGTATTTTACTTGTTTTTATTTCATCCCTAGAAATCTTACTACCATCGAGTTTCTTGACAACCGCTTTGTCATCAAAACTAAGCTGAGGGATACCCTTCCAAGATTTTATGTAACCACCAGTGATCCTAACCACATCACCCTCTTTTAAATTAAAATCATGCCATGACGTAAACTGGGCTTTACCAGTTTCATCACCAATAGTACCAGAAAAAACCTTTTTGGTTTTACCATCAACAACAGTCTCACGCTCATTAATATCAATGATACGCGCAGTGATATCCACAGCACCAAGGCCTGCTTTGAGATCCCTAACCTTAACTTCTTTTGGCTCATAGGAAACATCCTGAAGCCTATCCTCCTCAGTCTTCTTGATTTTCACACGATCCCCAAAGTTGATCTGCACGCTATCACGCCATTCACGTGAATAAGCATTAGAAACCTCTATAACATCACCCTTAGCTATCTCAAAATCCTTCCAAGCAGTAAACGGAGCAGTACCACTCTCATCACCTAGTATACCATAAAAAATATTACGCTTTTCACCCTTAACAGTTATCTCCTTCGGGTTAATTGTTATAACACGACATAACAAATTAACATTAGACTCATTAGGTTTAACATCAACAAGTAACTTACGCTCAGCAGAAGCAGAAACAGCACCAGCACCACCAAACTTTTTGATCAAAGTCTGTTTAGCCTGCTCAACAGGAACACCATACTCTAAAAACTTTTTAAACTCCCTCTCAAGCTCCTCACGGCTAACACCTTTCTCTGAATCCTCACTGAGAACATCTAATATATCATCTATGTGAGATTTAAGATCATCAATACTCATAGGCCTACCCCAAAAAAAGGATACAATATATTATATATCAATGTATCCTTATTTTTACATAATATCGTTATATAAATGTACTCTATCATAAACCAGTTATATTACCCTCGCTATCAATATCTATTTTCTCAGAACTAGGCTTCATAGGTAAACCAGGCATAGTAGTAATCTTACCGGTCATAGGAACCAAGAAACCCGCACCAGCTGAAAACTTGATTTCCCTAACAGTTATCTTAAAACCCTTTGGTCTCCCCAGCAAAGATGGATCATCTGACAAGGAATACTGTGTTTTAGCTATACAAATAGGCAACTTATCCAAATCTAGTTTCTGACAAAGCCTGATATCCTGCTCAGCAGTAACAGTATAAACAACCCTATCAGCACCATACATCTTCTCAGCAATAGTCTCAATTTTTTCTTTCACAGGCATTTTAACATCATACAAAAACCTGAACCTAGATGGCGTGTTATGAATAAGACTAACAAGTTTACCAGCAAGCTCAATACCCCCCTCACCACCATGACGCCATACATCAATCAAAGCAGATGAAATGTTTTTCTCTGAACAAAACCTTTCAACGATCTCTATCTCCTCTTTTTTATCACCAGTGTAATGGTTTATAGCAACAATAACAGGTACACCAAAACATGATATGTTCTCAAGATGCTTCTCAAGATTAGACAACCCTCTTCGAACAGCGGCTCTATCGTTTCCTTTTCCATGCCGTTTTAATGCTTTTATGCTAACAACCATCACAACAGCATCTGGTCTTAAACCACCAACCCTACATACTATGTCAAAGAATTTTTCTGCACCAAGCTCAGAACCAAAACCAGCCTCTGTAACAAAATAATCAGCTAATTTCAAACCCATCCAAGTAGCGATAAGACTATTTGTACCATGTGCTATATTCGCAAAAGGACCACCATGTATCAACGCTGGCACACCCTCGATTGTTTGTACTAGATTAGGTTTGATTGCATCTTTTAAAAGCATAGCCATAGCACCAACAGCCTTCAAATCCCTAGCAGTAACAGGCTCGTTGTTGTACGTATATGCTACTATAATTCTACTAAGCCGCTCTTTAAGATCATCCAAATCCTTTGATAAACACAGGATAGCCATTATCTCAGACGCAGGGGTAATGGCAAACTCTACCTCATGAGGAACACCATCCTGAGGACCACCAAGACCAATCACTATTTTCCTCAATGAACGGTCACTTATATCCAGAACACGAGGCCAAACAATATATCTTGGATCAATATGAAAAGCATCACCATAAAAAATATGGTTATCAAGAAGACTAGCGAGAAGATTATGCGCACTTGTTATAGCATGCATATCACCAGTGAAATGAAGATTGATATCCTCCATGGGTAGAACCTGGGAGTAACCACCACCAGTGGCACCACCCTTAGTACCCATAATAGGACCAAGAGAAGGCTCACGAATAGCAAGCAAGGTTTTTTTACCAAGCTTAGACAAGGCTTGTGCTAAACCAATAGTAACAGTGGTTTTACCCTCCCCCTCAGGAGTAGGGTTAATGGTTGTAACCAAAATCAGTTTACCATTTTTGTTGTTTTTAACCCTGTTCAAAGCACTAAGTGAAATCTTCGCCTTGTAATCACCAAAAGGAATAACTTCATTATCCTTAAAACCAGCTTTACTAGCTATATCGAAAATATTCTGAAGTTTTACTGATCTAGCAATTTCAATATCAGATTTCATAAGCTACATCTTTCCAGCAACTATTTTTACTATCTTATCAGTTTTGCTATTACTATTTTTTTCTATTTTATCTAGTTCTTTACGCATTTTTTCCACAAAATACCCATCTTTAATTGAACCAAAGTTAATTTTAACATTCAAAACAGCTGACTGCACACCAACATTAGCCATATAAGCAGAAATAGCAGCATCGGTAATCGAATTCTGATTGCCCTTCTCGGCAACAACCATAGCCAAATCAAGTAATTTTTCACAATTTTTTGCTGTTTCAAAAGGAATCATAGCAGCATTCTTATATGCTTTCTGCAAAGCCTCTTTCCTCTTCTCTTTCTGCTCATCAGTCTCTTTTGGCATTTTCAACGCCTTCATAACCTCGTTGAACGATTCCGTATCCTTGTCTATAAGCTTGATTAGATGTTTTCTCAACTGATCGCTCTCTCTCAAAACCTTCTTAATTTCATACTGCACGCTCTCATATTTTTCTTTACCAATAGTTAGATTACAAACCATTGAACTTAAAGCAGCACCTAGTGCACCACAGAGTGCAGCAACGCTACCACCACCTGGAGCAGGGCTGCTAGATGCAAGCTCAGAAAGAAAACTTTTTACACTCATAGAAGCAAGTGGACCTGTTTCCTCAATCATATACTCAATCACTTTCTCCTCAGGTTTAAACTGATAAAGCTGAGAGAGACCAAGTTTATCAATCGCTAGAGAAACAAGCTCGTCATCGTTTTTAATAACTAGTTTCTCTTTTTTAGCATAAAACTTTCCAGCAAGAACCAAAGCCTCTTTTGGGACGACACCAACGATTTCGCTTCCAGTTACTTTTACCCCTAGTTTCTCGGCTTCTTCCTTAACAGCCTCAAAGACATCATGAAGGTTTACTTCTCTGTAGTTTAGCAGGTTCATAGAAACCTGTGCGATGTTCTCGTTGTACATCATACCACCAGCCTGAACACCTTTGAACCTCCCAGGGATCTTCACTGGTTGTCCATCAGCACCAATTACTGGGTTGCCTTTTTCATCTTTTTTAACATATCCACTAGTCCTAATTTTCCCTGAGATCTCTGATGCTATTGATTTATCGTTTGTGTTAAGGTTTATGTTATATGCTATAAGAAACTCTCTTGCACCAGTTGCTGTAGCCCCACTCTTTGGTACAAAAACAGGTTCACCATAATCAGGTTTAAAAGATGGGTCTTTGAACTTTTTTTCAAGAGCCTCGTACTCTCCCTTTCTTATATCTGGTAGTCTAACCCGGTCAGGTCTTGTCGCTGAGTTTGCATACAAAAACACTGGTACACCTAGTTCTTTTGCCATCCATTCCCCAAACCTCTTTGAAAGCTGGATGCAATCCTCCATTGTTACGCCCTTGATTGGGATAAAAGGCATAACATCTAGTGCACCCATCCTAGCATGTTCGCCCCTGTGTTTCCTCATGTCAATAAGTGCTACACCAACCCTTGCGCATCTACAAGCTGCCTCAAGAACAGGCTCTGGTTCACCGACAAATGTATAAACGGTTCTGTTGAAATCCACCCCGGAATCAACATCAAGTAATCTAACTCCTTCAACACTTTTTATAGACGCTGCGATAGCTTCTATAACAGCTTTATCTCTACCCTCACTAAAGTTTGGGACACATTCAACGATTTTTTCCATAAACATACCGTAAAACTTAATCTAAGTTCTTCTTTTAACTATTTGGGCAAAAACATGGTAAACGTGGATATTCTAATAAAAAATGCCAATGAACTAATCACCCTACATGGGCATAACAAACCGAGGGTAAAAAAACAGATGAACAACCTGTCAATAATAAAAGGTGGTTCTATAGCAATTAGAGACGGCAAAATCGTAGACGTTGGTAAAAACCTTATGTACAACGCAGAAAAAACAATCGATGCATCAAACAAAGTTGTGATGCCTAGTTTTGTTGACCCACATACACACGTTGTTTTCGCAGGGTCACGTGAATTCGAACTAGAAATGAAACTTAGAGGAATCTCATATATGGATATCCTCAAAAAAGGTGGGGGAATCTTTTACACTGTAAAAGAGACAAAAAAAGCCTCTGAAGAAAAACTTTTTGAACAAAGCAAAAAACGCTTAGACACAATGCTATCATATGGTACGACAACATGCGAAGCAAAAAGCGGATATGGATTAGATACAAAAAATGAGCTCAAAATACTTAAAGTTCAAAAGAAATTAAACGAAAAACACAAAATCGATATCGTTTCTACTTTTATGGGTGCACATGCTATCCCCAAGGACCAAAAACCAGGTGACTACGTAAACGTTGTAATAGAGGATATGTTACCAAAAACAAAGGGTTTAGCAAAATTCTGTGATGTGTTCTGCGAAAAAGGTGTTTTCACAACAGAGCAATCAAAAAAAATTCTAACAGCAGGCAAAAAACATGGCCTCATACCAAAGATACATGCTGATGAAATCGTTGACACAAGTGGTGCATCTCTAGCAGCAAACATTGGGGCTATCAGTGCAGACCATTTGCTAAAATCATCTGAAAAAGGCCTTAGAGAGATGGCAAAAAAAGGGGTCATAGGTGTTCTCCTACCAGGCACACCGTTTTCTCTTATGATGCAAAAATATGTTGATGCAAGAAAAATTATAGAATTAGGTGTACCAGTT
Proteins encoded in this window:
- a CDS encoding formate--tetrahydrofolate ligase yields the protein MKSDIEIARSVKLQNIFDIASKAGFKDNEVIPFGDYKAKISLSALNRVKNNKNGKLILVTTINPTPEGEGKTTVTIGLAQALSKLGKKTLLAIREPSLGPIMGTKGGATGGGYSQVLPMEDINLHFTGDMHAITSAHNLLASLLDNHIFYGDAFHIDPRYIVWPRVLDISDRSLRKIVIGLGGPQDGVPHEVEFAITPASEIMAILCLSKDLDDLKERLSRIIVAYTYNNEPVTARDLKAVGAMAMLLKDAIKPNLVQTIEGVPALIHGGPFANIAHGTNSLIATWMGLKLADYFVTEAGFGSELGAEKFFDIVCRVGGLRPDAVVMVVSIKALKRHGKGNDRAAVRRGLSNLEKHLENISCFGVPVIVAINHYTGDKKEEIEIVERFCSEKNISSALIDVWRHGGEGGIELAGKLVSLIHNTPSRFRFLYDVKMPVKEKIETIAEKMYGADRVVYTVTAEQDIRLCQKLDLDKLPICIAKTQYSLSDDPSLLGRPKGFKITVREIKFSAGAGFLVPMTGKITTMPGLPMKPSSEKIDIDSEGNITGL
- the ftcD gene encoding glutamate formimidoyltransferase, encoding MFMEKIVECVPNFSEGRDKAVIEAIAASIKSVEGVRLLDVDSGVDFNRTVYTFVGEPEPVLEAACRCARVGVALIDMRKHRGEHARMGALDVMPFIPIKGVTMEDCIQLSKRFGEWMAKELGVPVFLYANSATRPDRVRLPDIRKGEYEALEKKFKDPSFKPDYGEPVFVPKSGATATGAREFLIAYNINLNTNDKSIASEISGKIRTSGYVKKDEKGNPVIGADGQPVKIPGRFKGVQAGGMMYNENIAQVSMNLLNYREVNLHDVFEAVKEEAEKLGVKVTGSEIVGVVPKEALVLAGKFYAKKEKLVIKNDDELVSLAIDKLGLSQLYQFKPEEKVIEYMIEETGPLASMSVKSFLSELASSSPAPGGGSVAALCGALGAALSSMVCNLTIGKEKYESVQYEIKKVLRESDQLRKHLIKLIDKDTESFNEVMKALKMPKETDEQKEKRKEALQKAYKNAAMIPFETAKNCEKLLDLAMVVAEKGNQNSITDAAISAYMANVGVQSAVLNVKINFGSIKDGYFVEKMRKELDKIEKNSNSKTDKIVKIVAGKM
- the hutI gene encoding imidazolonepropionase — translated: MVNVDILIKNANELITLHGHNKPRVKKQMNNLSIIKGGSIAIRDGKIVDVGKNLMYNAEKTIDASNKVVMPSFVDPHTHVVFAGSREFELEMKLRGISYMDILKKGGGIFYTVKETKKASEEKLFEQSKKRLDTMLSYGTTTCEAKSGYGLDTKNELKILKVQKKLNEKHKIDIVSTFMGAHAIPKDQKPGDYVNVVIEDMLPKTKGLAKFCDVFCEKGVFTTEQSKKILTAGKKHGLIPKIHADEIVDTSGASLAANIGAISADHLLKSSEKGLREMAKKGVIGVLLPGTPFSLMMQKYVDARKIIELGVPVALATDLNPNCWTENMQLIIQFACFNMKMTPAEAITASTFNAACAIKMNDKIGSLEKGKQADIIILDCPNHSFIPYHFGVNLVETVIKKGVII
- a CDS encoding OB-fold nucleic acid binding domain-containing protein, encoding MSIDDLKSHIDDILDVLSEDSEKGVSREELEREFKKFLEYGVPVEQAKQTLIKKFGGAGAVSASAERKLLVDVKPNESNVNLLCRVITINPKEITVKGEKRNIFYGILGDESGTAPFTAWKDFEIAKGDVIEVSNAYSREWRDSVQINFGDRVKIKKTEEDRLQDVSYEPKEVKVRDLKAGLGAVDITARIIDINERETVVDGKTKKVFSGTIGDETGKAQFTSWHDFNLKEGDVVRITGGYIKSWKGIPQLSFDDKAVVKKLDGSKISRDEIKTSKIPLHLLVEKRGALDVEIEGTVIEIHDGSGIITRCPECNRSVVDKECKTHGKLSKVKTDLRVKLVVDDGSGSVNCIIGKDVAERILGKTLDECKRMVEKTKDDKVLVDLINKTFFARRLRVDGNALGDSFGTTVIAKNAELVDVDIKEEAERLSHSLEELR